AAACTATTGGGGAGGAGCAATGGGTTTGAGGTTTATGGTCAACCTGCACCTATTCATCCCTTGCTTATTCCTGCTTACTACATAAGAGAATATATGGCAGTAATAAAGTCTCTTATTTTTGATTTTTTATAAAAAGGAGCTTCTGAGCTTATGAGAAAATGGGTATTGGGAATGGCTTTTATTTTGTTTTTTGCTTGCGGTATTTTATTTTGGATAGAGAATTTTGAGAGTAAGTGTAATGAAGTTGTCAGTAAAGAGGCTGTGAGCGGAGAGATTGGTGAAGAACTAGATTGCTATAAAGGTGTAAAGATCTATAATAATGGTAAAGATTATGTTAAAGATTACGGAAAAAATTACAGCAAAGATGGTTATTATTATGGCCTTAAGTGGCAGTGTGTGGAGTTTGTGAAGAGATTTTACTTTGATGCTAAGGGTCATAAGATGCCAGATGGGTTAGGGCATGCTAAGGAATTTTTTGATGATTCAGTGAAACAAGGAGAGTTAAATAGAAAGAGAAATCTTCTTCAGTATAGAAATGGAG
The genomic region above belongs to Clostridium swellfunianum and contains:
- a CDS encoding CHAP domain-containing protein produces the protein MRKWVLGMAFILFFACGILFWIENFESKCNEVVSKEAVSGEIGEELDCYKGVKIYNNGKDYVKDYGKNYSKDGYYYGLKWQCVEFVKRFYFDAKGHKMPDGLGHAKEFFDDSVKQGELNRKRNLLQYRNGDNEKPQADDLIVFTDTYYGHVTIITEVTDKDIEIIQQNIYGKTRDRLKLVLKDGKYTVGGGKDRSPAGWLRKGGA